The genomic window ACGATAAGCAAACTCACCCGCTCCATCGTACAAACCACATGTCGCAAGTAACGCATTCAATTGCTTAGTCTGAACTGGGGTGATGATCTCTTTCTTGGTTTGAACCGACACACCTTTGTTTGCCAAGTAGCTAAAGGTTTTTGCCAAGTCCACACACGTCATTTTAAGCGCACAGGCATGAAAGTAGTTATTCAGAACAGGGATAACATCATTTTCAAAGTTACCAAATGAACGCATCAAGTACGCGATAGCCGCATTACGATCGCTGTGCATCATTTCTGACGCCGCTACAACCTTGTCATACACAATATGCGTATCGCCTGATAGCTGACGCACAAACTCCAATAAACGGTGTCTCGGTGCTGACAGGCGGCTTTGTAATAGGTCTGCTACGACAATAGCACCCGCATTGATAAACGGGTTGCGGGGAATCCCCTGCTCCATCTCAAGCTGAATCATCGAGTTAAAGGCTTGACCAGAAGGCTCTTTGCCTACTCTTTGCCAAATCTCTTCAGGCTTATATAGCACCATAGCTAGCGTCAGGCTCAAGGCTTTAGAAATAGATTGCACAGAAAATGCTTCTTCAGCATCGCCTGCTTTAATCACCTCACCTTCATTGGTGTATACCGCGATCGCCAGTTTCTGGTTCGATACACGAGCCAGTGCAGGGATATAATCAGCGACCTTTCCCTGTCCAATTAAAGGACGAACTTCGTCTAAGATCTCGGCCAAAATAGCTTGAGTTGGTTTCATGTGCGCTTACTTCTATATTGTTATTTTTGTAGGGGTGTAACATATACTAATCGTAGTAAATAACTGCTCACTCTAGCTTGTTAAAATACTCGATAACTGCGTT from Vibrio artabrorum includes these protein-coding regions:
- the glsB gene encoding glutaminase B, whose protein sequence is MKPTQAILAEILDEVRPLIGQGKVADYIPALARVSNQKLAIAVYTNEGEVIKAGDAEEAFSVQSISKALSLTLAMVLYKPEEIWQRVGKEPSGQAFNSMIQLEMEQGIPRNPFINAGAIVVADLLQSRLSAPRHRLLEFVRQLSGDTHIVYDKVVAASEMMHSDRNAAIAYLMRSFGNFENDVIPVLNNYFHACALKMTCVDLAKTFSYLANKGVSVQTKKEIITPVQTKQLNALLATCGLYDGAGEFAYRVGMPGKSGVGGGIIAIVPGEMTIAVWSPELDPSGNSLAGTKALELLSERIGRSIF